In one window of Pseudomonas chlororaphis subsp. chlororaphis DNA:
- the pvdN gene encoding pyoverdine-tailoring periplasmic protein PvdN: protein MTDRRTFLKQAGVLAASLPLGNAALASLARADEARDSTPASGDKWLQLRQLFNQDPDYLHFSNFLVTSHPKPVRDAIERHRASIDRNPGLAMDWDLEETWKREAEVRKWAGRYLDAKPGQIALTGSTSEGLAMIYGGLHVRPDQEILTTVHEHYSTEYSLDFRVKKQGTQVRKIKLFENAHTVSADEVLGSIKRSIRPNTRVLGMTWVQSGSGVKLPIGQIGQLVEELNRERAEQERILYVVDGVHGFGVEDLSFPDMHCDFFIAGTHKWMFGPRGTGIVCARSEELKDVTPMTPTFSEDNNFATSMSPGGYHAFEHRWALDEAFKLHLELGKAEVQARIHSLNSYLKRRLQQHPQIELVTPLSSELSAGFTFFRVKGKDSDAVAAYLMKNRVVADAVDRDVGPVIRTAPGLLNDEAQIDRFMDLLARTL, encoded by the coding sequence ATGACTGACCGCCGTACCTTTCTCAAACAGGCCGGCGTCCTTGCCGCCAGCCTGCCGCTGGGCAATGCCGCCCTCGCCTCCCTGGCCCGGGCCGACGAAGCCCGCGACAGCACCCCGGCGTCCGGGGACAAATGGCTGCAACTACGCCAACTGTTCAACCAGGACCCGGACTACCTGCACTTTTCCAACTTCCTGGTGACCTCCCACCCCAAGCCGGTGCGCGACGCCATCGAGCGCCACCGCGCGAGCATCGACCGCAACCCCGGCCTGGCCATGGACTGGGACCTGGAGGAAACCTGGAAGCGCGAAGCCGAGGTGCGCAAATGGGCCGGGCGCTACCTGGACGCCAAGCCCGGGCAGATCGCCCTGACCGGCAGCACCAGCGAAGGCCTGGCGATGATCTACGGCGGCCTCCATGTGCGCCCGGACCAGGAGATCCTCACCACCGTCCACGAGCACTATTCCACCGAGTACAGCCTGGACTTTCGAGTGAAAAAACAAGGCACCCAGGTGCGCAAGATCAAGCTGTTCGAAAACGCCCATACGGTGTCGGCGGACGAAGTGCTGGGCTCGATCAAGCGCAGCATCCGCCCCAACACCCGGGTGCTGGGCATGACCTGGGTGCAGTCCGGCAGCGGCGTGAAACTGCCGATCGGGCAGATCGGCCAGCTGGTGGAGGAACTCAACCGCGAGCGCGCCGAGCAGGAGCGCATCCTCTACGTGGTCGACGGCGTGCACGGCTTCGGCGTGGAAGACCTGAGCTTCCCGGACATGCATTGCGACTTCTTTATCGCCGGCACCCACAAGTGGATGTTCGGCCCGCGCGGCACCGGCATCGTCTGCGCCCGCTCCGAGGAGCTCAAGGACGTCACCCCGATGACGCCGACCTTCTCCGAAGACAACAATTTCGCCACCAGCATGTCGCCCGGCGGCTACCACGCCTTCGAGCACCGCTGGGCGCTGGACGAAGCCTTCAAGCTGCACCTGGAACTGGGCAAGGCCGAGGTCCAGGCGCGCATTCACAGCCTCAACAGCTACCTGAAACGACGCCTGCAGCAACATCCGCAGATCGAACTGGTAACGCCGCTGAGCAGCGAGCTGTCCGCCGGCTTCACCTTCTTCCGGGTCAAGGGCAAGGACAGCGACGCGGTCGCCGCCTACCTGATGAAAAACCGCGTGGTGGCCGATGCCGTGGACCGCGACGTCGGCCCGGTGATCCGCACCGCGCCCGGGCTGCTCAACGACGAAGCGCAGATCGACCGCTTCATGGACCTGCTGGCGCGCACCCTCTGA
- the pvdO gene encoding dihydropyoverdine dehydrogenase yields the protein MTIEPTHPATPPLALKKLCATSLLALFGGLLCQGAQAATPQPGQVFKDCKDCPEMVVLPAGTFTMGTPDDEVGREPDEGPMHDVTFAKPFAMSRFQITAGEWDSYVKQTGVVIANGDTRPGRECVASKPRYPQGPRQPAVCMDFADVKAYVAWLSKKTGHNYSMVSEAQREYAARAGSKGPFPFPFDEGKGYSIAKHANTYGPADGYSFSSPVGSYPPNAFGMYDMHGNVYEWIADCEHANYVGAPTDGSAWVEPGCESLQIRGNDWGEAPVFSRSGNRNNIYPSTRGDWIGFRVVREL from the coding sequence ATGACCATTGAACCGACTCACCCCGCCACCCCACCACTGGCCCTGAAAAAACTCTGCGCCACCTCCTTGCTCGCCCTGTTCGGCGGCCTGCTGTGCCAGGGCGCACAAGCCGCCACACCGCAACCGGGCCAGGTGTTCAAGGACTGCAAGGACTGCCCGGAAATGGTCGTGCTGCCCGCCGGCACCTTCACCATGGGCACTCCGGACGACGAGGTCGGCCGCGAGCCCGACGAAGGCCCGATGCATGACGTGACCTTCGCCAAGCCCTTTGCCATGAGTCGCTTCCAGATCACCGCCGGCGAATGGGACAGCTACGTCAAGCAGACCGGCGTGGTCATCGCCAATGGCGACACCCGCCCCGGCCGCGAATGCGTCGCCAGCAAGCCGCGCTACCCGCAAGGCCCACGTCAGCCGGCGGTGTGCATGGACTTCGCCGACGTGAAGGCCTATGTCGCCTGGCTGTCGAAAAAGACCGGGCACAACTATTCGATGGTCAGCGAGGCCCAGCGCGAATACGCCGCCCGCGCCGGTTCCAAGGGGCCCTTCCCGTTTCCGTTCGATGAAGGCAAGGGCTACAGCATCGCCAAGCACGCCAACACCTATGGCCCGGCCGATGGCTACAGCTTCAGCTCGCCGGTGGGCAGCTACCCGCCCAATGCGTTCGGCATGTACGACATGCATGGCAATGTCTATGAATGGATCGCCGACTGCGAACACGCCAACTATGTGGGCGCGCCTACCGATGGCAGTGCCTGGGTAGAGCCGGGCTGCGAATCGCTGCAGATCCGTGGCAACGACTGGGGCGAGGCTCCGGTGTTCTCGCGTTCGGGTAATCGCAACAATATCTACCCGAGCACCCGCGGCGACTGGATCGGCTTCCGCGTCGTGCGCGAACTGTAA
- the pvdM gene encoding pyoverdine-tailoring dipeptidase-like protein PvdM, producing the protein MTKPRSKKALYIGLPLALAVAAGAGFLAWDYWLRGNPGYPVKVIKQADELQERILSFDSHISLPLDFGAAGNEFDKDGGGQFDLVKANRGRLSGAALTIFGWPEMWNGPNAPHRPTEGFVEEARNQQEVRYKIISGMVRDFPNQVGIAYTPDDFRRLHGEGKFAIFISMLNAYPLGNDLNLLDLWTARGMRMFGFSYIGNNAWADSSRPLPFFNDSPDALDGLSEIGKRAVHRLNDLGVIIDVSQMSTKALEQVAQLSRTPMVASHSAPRASVDIPRNLSDKEMQLIKNSGGVVQVVGFSQYLRPLTQATQDKLNALRARFDLPPLPNLAMALMPGDPIISAWPEQKFGQYAGELYGILEEEPKATLKDLGDAIDYTVRKIGIDHVGISSDFNEGGGVKGWENVGEIRNVTAELLSRGYSEADIAKLWGGNFLRVWDQVQKAARPVANR; encoded by the coding sequence ATGACAAAACCACGTTCGAAAAAGGCTCTTTACATCGGTCTGCCGCTGGCCCTGGCCGTCGCTGCCGGAGCAGGCTTTCTGGCCTGGGACTACTGGCTGCGCGGCAACCCCGGCTACCCGGTCAAGGTGATCAAGCAGGCCGATGAATTGCAGGAGCGCATCCTGTCGTTCGACAGCCACATCAGCCTGCCGCTGGACTTCGGCGCCGCCGGCAACGAGTTCGACAAGGACGGCGGTGGCCAGTTCGACCTGGTCAAGGCCAATCGCGGGCGCCTGTCCGGCGCGGCCCTGACCATCTTCGGCTGGCCGGAAATGTGGAATGGCCCCAACGCACCGCATCGCCCCACCGAGGGCTTTGTCGAGGAAGCGCGCAACCAGCAGGAGGTCCGTTACAAGATTATCTCCGGCATGGTCCGCGACTTCCCCAACCAGGTCGGCATCGCCTACACCCCGGACGATTTCCGCCGCCTGCACGGCGAAGGCAAGTTCGCGATCTTCATCAGCATGCTCAACGCCTACCCCCTGGGCAACGACCTGAACCTGCTGGACCTGTGGACCGCCCGCGGCATGCGCATGTTCGGCTTCAGCTACATCGGCAACAACGCCTGGGCCGACTCCTCGCGGCCGCTGCCGTTCTTCAACGACTCCCCGGACGCCCTCGATGGCCTGTCGGAGATCGGCAAGCGGGCGGTGCACCGCCTCAACGACCTGGGGGTGATCATCGATGTCTCGCAGATGTCGACCAAGGCCCTGGAGCAGGTGGCGCAGCTAAGCCGCACGCCGATGGTGGCCTCGCACTCGGCGCCCCGGGCCTCGGTGGATATCCCGCGCAACCTCAGCGACAAGGAAATGCAACTGATCAAGAACAGCGGCGGCGTGGTCCAGGTGGTCGGCTTCTCGCAGTACCTGCGCCCGCTGACCCAGGCCACCCAGGACAAGCTCAACGCCCTGCGCGCGCGCTTCGACCTGCCGCCGCTGCCGAACCTGGCCATGGCCCTGATGCCGGGCGACCCGATCATCTCGGCCTGGCCGGAACAGAAGTTCGGCCAGTACGCCGGCGAGCTGTACGGGATCCTCGAGGAGGAGCCCAAGGCGACCCTCAAGGACCTGGGCGACGCCATCGACTACACCGTACGCAAGATCGGCATCGACCATGTCGGCATCAGCTCGGACTTCAACGAAGGCGGCGGGGTCAAGGGCTGGGAGAACGTCGGCGAGATCCGCAACGTCACTGCCGAACTGCTGTCGCGCGGCTACTCGGAGGCGGATATCGCCAAGCTCTGGGGCGGCAACTTCCTGCGGGTCTGGGACCAGGTGCAGAAAGCCGCGCGCCCGGTAGCCAACCGTTGA
- a CDS encoding efflux transporter outer membrane subunit produces the protein MKASLSLIAASLLLAACSSPAPRPDSGLQAPPAWHSPHTAAAQQDNRQWWTRFGSPQLERLIEQARLGSHDLAAAMARVRQAQASAVIAGAPLLPELKGALNANRQKLLRGNGYSQLDADSSNKAVDYFDASLSASYEIDFWGGRRAARDSAVESLRASEFDQATVELTLLGGVANSYTQVLSLREQSRIAELNLANAQNVLRLVQTRYDSGSATALELAQQKSLVAAQQRQLPLVQQQAEDARITLAALLGQPVQSLDLGRQPFAQLSWPSIDSGVPSDLLSRRPDIASAEARLAAAQADVTVARAAMLPSVTLSASLGSGANSASDILRSPFYNLTSALAAPIFNAGRLSAERDKARARQQELLETYRGAIVNGFADVEKALASIRGLDQQRQWQSEELRQAQIAFDIAQSRYQAGAADLLTVLETQRTLYAAQDQNVQLRLSRLQASIALYKALGGGWQAL, from the coding sequence ATGAAAGCGTCCCTCAGCCTTATCGCCGCCAGCCTGTTACTGGCGGCCTGCAGCAGCCCCGCGCCGCGCCCGGACAGCGGCCTGCAGGCCCCGCCCGCCTGGCATTCGCCCCATACCGCGGCCGCGCAGCAGGACAATCGCCAATGGTGGACCCGCTTCGGCAGCCCGCAACTGGAGCGCCTGATCGAACAGGCCCGCCTGGGCAGCCACGACCTGGCCGCCGCCATGGCCCGGGTGCGCCAGGCGCAGGCCTCGGCGGTGATCGCCGGCGCGCCGTTGCTGCCGGAGCTCAAGGGAGCGCTCAACGCCAACCGGCAGAAACTGCTGCGCGGCAACGGCTACAGCCAACTGGACGCCGACAGCAGCAACAAGGCCGTGGACTACTTCGACGCCAGCCTCAGCGCCAGCTATGAAATCGACTTCTGGGGCGGCCGGCGCGCGGCCCGCGACAGCGCCGTGGAAAGCCTGCGGGCCAGCGAATTCGACCAGGCCACCGTCGAGCTGACCCTGCTCGGCGGCGTCGCCAACAGCTACACCCAGGTGCTGTCGCTGCGCGAGCAGAGCCGCATCGCCGAACTCAACCTGGCCAATGCGCAAAACGTGCTCAGGCTGGTGCAGACCCGCTATGACTCGGGCTCGGCCACCGCCCTGGAGCTGGCCCAGCAGAAGAGCCTGGTAGCCGCCCAGCAGCGCCAGTTGCCATTGGTGCAGCAACAGGCCGAGGACGCGCGGATCACCCTCGCCGCCCTGCTTGGCCAGCCGGTGCAGAGCCTCGACCTCGGCCGGCAACCCTTCGCCCAACTGAGCTGGCCCAGCATCGACTCCGGCGTGCCCAGCGACCTGTTGAGCCGCCGCCCGGACATCGCCAGCGCCGAAGCCAGGCTCGCCGCCGCCCAGGCCGACGTCACGGTGGCGCGGGCGGCGATGCTGCCCAGCGTCACCCTGAGCGCCAGCCTCGGTTCGGGCGCCAATTCCGCCTCGGATATCCTGCGCAGCCCCTTCTACAACCTCACCAGCGCCTTGGCGGCGCCGATCTTCAACGCCGGCCGCCTGAGCGCCGAACGCGACAAGGCGCGGGCGCGCCAGCAAGAGTTGCTGGAAACCTACCGCGGGGCGATCGTCAACGGCTTCGCCGATGTGGAAAAGGCCCTCGCCAGCATCCGCGGCCTCGATCAGCAGCGGCAATGGCAGAGCGAAGAACTGCGCCAGGCACAGATCGCCTTCGACATCGCCCAGAGCCGCTACCAGGCCGGCGCCGCCGACCTGCTGACGGTCCTGGAAACCCAGCGCACCCTGTACGCCGCACAGGACCAGAACGTGCAACTGCGGCTGTCGCGCCTGCAAGCCAGCATCGCCCTGTACAAGGCTTTGGGGGGCGGCTGGCAAGCCCTCTGA
- a CDS encoding N(5)-hydroxyornithine transformylase PvdF, whose translation MTKKNLVYVWSLRNAAADKAGQPVAYKDHERYMKSVLEFLVETLNQTPLGDAYNLVGVVYDDDEQSPRDRQLVSDYGFAYQPGRQWLYPADLRVQGRLVNELLLSVPSTYRRHPRGTAEHIAGKQDFERRLHDTLVDLAADIVVLDGLLVILDELVRPGAPFARRIMNIHPGITRLESPYERRGAYATWNALYGARGQKVVDWTTRETEPVEPLYMTGASFHYVDNGIDSGEVFHDVLNTEIAPEDTILELRWNNFNNSLFPALHEGLALLAQQG comes from the coding sequence ATGACGAAAAAGAATCTGGTGTATGTCTGGTCCCTGAGGAACGCGGCGGCCGACAAGGCCGGGCAGCCGGTGGCCTACAAGGATCACGAGCGCTACATGAAGTCGGTGCTGGAGTTCCTGGTGGAGACGCTCAACCAGACGCCCCTGGGCGACGCTTATAACCTGGTCGGGGTGGTGTATGACGACGACGAACAGTCGCCACGGGACCGGCAACTGGTGAGCGACTACGGCTTCGCCTATCAGCCCGGCCGGCAATGGCTGTACCCGGCGGACCTGCGCGTGCAGGGGCGCCTGGTCAATGAGCTGCTGCTCAGCGTGCCGTCCACCTATCGCCGCCATCCGCGCGGTACGGCCGAGCACATCGCCGGCAAGCAGGATTTCGAGCGTCGCCTGCACGACACCCTGGTGGACCTTGCGGCCGACATCGTGGTGCTCGACGGCCTGCTGGTGATCCTCGACGAGCTGGTGCGCCCGGGCGCGCCTTTCGCGCGGCGGATCATGAACATCCATCCGGGCATCACCCGCCTCGAGTCGCCTTACGAGCGCCGCGGTGCCTATGCCACCTGGAATGCGCTGTACGGCGCCCGGGGGCAGAAGGTGGTGGACTGGACCACCCGGGAAACCGAGCCGGTCGAGCCGCTGTACATGACCGGTGCCTCGTTCCACTACGTGGACAACGGCATCGATTCCGGCGAGGTGTTCCACGACGTGCTCAACACCGAGATCGCGCCCGAGGACACCATCCTCGAACTGCGCTGGAACAACTTCAACAACAGCCTGTTCCCGGCCTTGCATGAAGGCCTGGCGTTGCTGGCCCAACAGGGCTGA
- the pvdP gene encoding pyoverdine maturation tyrosinase PvdP, translating to MTISRRGFIAGLALTGAAVPAAIYAHRELTREEEPETPGEATVDLADTAGQQLADKLRGVWTLRFEGADGGLAGLPREGLELFLDIAQRGRGLRGYLDRAEALRGEGEPRYRVVGDLLAPDPKQLYWRLVSADAGDGAPCYEFSVVLDEVWADFGNAGSGTLSGRILRLDRPLALSEQDNRFVATKQLFPEARQRIGLNPTLLAWLISPEHRLFHQLWHASRDKWHTLSEEKRDALRGIGWQPGPRGQERDARGKRKDRNGSGIDFFFMHRHMLGSARSMQDLPSWLNFPTPQPELERDRQGFARYFDNHDGFALPPTWLASDDAEYTQWVSDIKTAETYHSNFQVWESRYRDPRYLSTLTLGQFGSEVELGLHDWLHMRWASVPRDPSNGAPVPFARDPADFSARWYAAENDFLGDPFSSHVSPVFWHFHGWIDDRVEDWFRAHERFHPGEVSRLEVNGVPWFAPGRWVEVDDPWLGPDTHGCSTTPGLQLGRSVEMDPETMKLALRITFAEEDKLAELFRKVPKRPWYARHLKVRERLL from the coding sequence ATGACGATTTCTCGACGAGGGTTTATCGCAGGCTTGGCGCTCACTGGAGCTGCGGTGCCCGCGGCCATTTATGCGCACCGTGAACTGACGCGTGAGGAGGAGCCGGAAACTCCCGGCGAAGCGACGGTCGATCTGGCGGACACCGCCGGCCAGCAATTGGCGGACAAGCTGCGCGGGGTCTGGACCCTGCGTTTCGAGGGCGCGGACGGCGGCCTGGCGGGCTTGCCGCGCGAGGGGTTGGAACTGTTTCTCGACATTGCCCAGCGCGGGCGCGGCCTGCGCGGCTACCTGGACCGTGCCGAGGCCTTGCGTGGCGAGGGCGAGCCGCGTTACCGGGTAGTCGGCGATCTGCTGGCGCCCGACCCAAAGCAGCTTTACTGGCGCCTGGTCAGCGCCGATGCCGGCGACGGCGCGCCCTGTTATGAATTCAGTGTGGTGCTCGACGAGGTCTGGGCCGATTTCGGCAACGCCGGCAGCGGCACCCTCAGCGGGCGTATCCTGCGCCTGGACCGGCCGCTGGCGCTGTCCGAGCAGGACAATCGCTTTGTCGCCACCAAGCAGCTGTTTCCCGAAGCCCGCCAGCGTATCGGCCTGAATCCGACGCTGCTGGCCTGGCTGATTTCCCCCGAGCACCGGCTGTTTCACCAGCTGTGGCATGCCTCGCGGGACAAGTGGCACACCCTGTCCGAAGAAAAACGCGACGCCCTGCGCGGCATCGGCTGGCAGCCCGGCCCGCGTGGCCAGGAGCGTGACGCCCGAGGCAAGCGCAAGGATCGCAATGGCTCGGGTATCGACTTCTTTTTCATGCACCGGCACATGCTCGGCTCCGCGCGTTCCATGCAGGACCTGCCGTCCTGGCTGAACTTCCCGACCCCGCAGCCGGAGCTGGAGCGCGATCGTCAGGGTTTTGCCCGCTATTTCGACAACCATGACGGCTTCGCCCTGCCGCCGACCTGGCTGGCCAGCGACGACGCCGAGTACACCCAGTGGGTCAGCGACATCAAGACCGCCGAGACCTACCACAGCAACTTCCAGGTCTGGGAATCGCGTTACCGCGACCCGCGCTACCTGTCAACCCTGACCCTGGGGCAGTTCGGTTCCGAGGTGGAATTGGGCCTGCACGACTGGCTGCATATGCGCTGGGCCTCGGTGCCGCGCGACCCCTCCAACGGCGCGCCGGTGCCGTTCGCCCGCGATCCGGCGGATTTTTCGGCGCGCTGGTACGCCGCGGAAAACGATTTCCTCGGCGATCCGTTTTCTTCCCATGTGAGCCCGGTGTTCTGGCATTTCCACGGCTGGATCGACGACCGCGTGGAGGACTGGTTCCGCGCCCACGAGCGCTTCCATCCGGGTGAAGTCAGCCGCCTTGAAGTCAACGGCGTGCCCTGGTTCGCCCCCGGGCGCTGGGTCGAGGTCGACGACCCCTGGCTGGGCCCGGACACCCACGGTTGCAGCACCACCCCGGGCCTGCAGCTGGGGCGCTCGGTGGAGATGGACCCGGAAACCATGAAGCTGGCTTTGCGCATCACCTTCGCCGAGGAAGACAAGCTGGCCGAGCTGTTTCGCAAAGTGCCCAAGCGGCCCTGGTATGCCCGCCACCTGAAGGTGCGTGAGCGGTTGCTGTAA
- a CDS encoding efflux RND transporter periplasmic adaptor subunit, translating into MKRPRHTRRALLVTLCLIPVVAFAAWQFLPPGRDQLATVQVSRGTIESSVTALGTLQPRRYVDVGAQASGQIRKIHVEAGDPVKEGQLLVEIDPATQQAKLDASRFSIENLQAQLQEQRAQNELARQKYQRQQNLAAGGATRDEDVQTARAELKATQARIDMFQAQIRQAQASLRSDQAELGYTRIYAPMSGTVVAVDAREGQTLNAQQQTPLILRIARLSPMTVWAEVSEADIGHVKPGMTAYFTTLSGGARRWTSTVRQILPIPPKPLNESSQGSGSPNSSSKSGSGRVVLYTVLLDVDNADNALMAEMTTQVFFVAERAQDVLTAPIAALQGSTESGVQLARVVAKNGSIEERKVRVGISDRLHIQVLDGLAEGDHLLIGPAQSSGG; encoded by the coding sequence ATGAAACGTCCCCGTCATACCCGACGCGCCCTGCTTGTCACCCTGTGTCTGATTCCTGTCGTTGCCTTCGCCGCCTGGCAGTTCCTGCCGCCGGGGCGCGACCAGCTCGCCACCGTACAAGTCAGCCGCGGCACCATCGAAAGCAGCGTGACCGCCCTGGGCACCCTGCAACCGCGGCGTTACGTGGATGTCGGCGCCCAGGCGTCCGGGCAGATCCGCAAGATCCACGTCGAGGCCGGCGACCCGGTCAAGGAAGGCCAGCTGCTGGTGGAGATCGACCCCGCCACCCAGCAGGCCAAGCTCGATGCCAGCCGCTTCTCCATCGAGAACCTGCAGGCCCAGCTGCAAGAGCAGCGGGCGCAGAACGAGCTGGCCCGGCAGAAGTACCAGCGCCAGCAGAACCTCGCCGCCGGCGGCGCGACCCGCGACGAAGACGTGCAGACCGCCCGCGCCGAACTCAAGGCCACCCAGGCGCGGATCGACATGTTCCAGGCGCAGATCCGCCAGGCCCAGGCCAGCCTGCGCAGTGACCAGGCCGAGCTGGGCTATACGCGGATCTACGCGCCGATGTCCGGCACCGTGGTCGCGGTGGACGCCCGCGAAGGCCAGACCCTCAACGCCCAGCAACAGACGCCGTTGATCCTGCGCATCGCCCGGCTGTCGCCGATGACCGTCTGGGCCGAGGTCTCCGAAGCCGATATCGGCCACGTCAAGCCGGGCATGACCGCCTACTTCACCACCTTGAGCGGCGGCGCCCGGCGCTGGACCAGCACCGTGCGGCAGATCCTGCCGATCCCGCCCAAGCCGCTGAACGAAAGCAGCCAGGGCAGCGGCAGCCCCAACAGTTCGAGCAAGAGCGGCAGCGGCCGGGTGGTGCTCTACACCGTGCTGCTGGATGTGGATAACGCCGACAACGCGCTGATGGCCGAGATGACCACCCAGGTGTTTTTTGTCGCCGAGCGCGCGCAGGACGTTCTCACCGCGCCGATCGCCGCCCTGCAGGGCAGCACCGAGAGCGGCGTCCAGCTGGCCCGGGTGGTGGCGAAAAACGGCTCGATCGAGGAGCGCAAGGTACGGGTCGGCATCAGCGACCGCTTGCACATCCAGGTCCTGGACGGCCTCGCCGAAGGCGATCACTTGCTGATCGGTCCCGCGCAAAGCAGCGGAGGCTGA
- a CDS encoding MacB family efflux pump subunit produces the protein MQTPLIDLKGIRKSYGGGDTPQVDVLRGIDLSIHAGEFVAIVGASGSGKSTLMNILGCLDRPTSGEYLFAGENVARLDSDELAWLRREAFGFVFQGYHLIPSGSAQENVEMPAIYAGTPAAERHARAAALLDRLGLASRTGNRPHQLSGGQQQRVSIARALMNGGHIILADEPTGALDSHSGTEVMSLLDELASQGHVVILITHDREVAARAKRIIEIRDGEIISDTADEHPEVQASANSGALQAVDLRQRLADGSEPNGAWKGELVDAVQAAWRVMWINRFRTALTLLGIVIGVASVVVMLAVGEGSKRQVMAQMGAFGSNIIYLSGYSPNPRTPEGIVTLDDVAALANLPQVKRIMPVNGAKAGVRFGNADYMSYVGGNDTNFPEIFNWPVAQGSYFSDADERSAAAVAVIGHKVREKLLKDVANPIGQYILIENVPFQVVGVLSEKGASSGDSDSDDRIAVPYSAASIRLFGDHNPQYVAIAAADASRVKQTEREIDELMLRMHGGKRDFELTNNAAMIQAEARTQNTLSLMLGAIAAISLLVGGIGVMNIMLMTVRERTREIGIRMATGARQRDILRQFLTEAVMLSVVGGLAGIGVALIIGGVLILSEVAVAFSLVAVLGAFACALVTGVIFGFMPARKAARLDPVTALTNE, from the coding sequence ATGCAAACCCCGCTGATCGACCTCAAGGGCATCCGCAAATCCTATGGCGGTGGCGACACGCCGCAAGTGGACGTGCTGCGTGGCATCGACCTGTCGATCCACGCCGGCGAGTTCGTCGCCATCGTCGGCGCCTCCGGCTCCGGCAAATCGACGCTGATGAACATCCTCGGCTGCCTCGACCGCCCGACCTCGGGCGAGTACCTGTTCGCCGGGGAAAACGTCGCCCGGCTGGACAGCGACGAACTGGCCTGGCTGCGTCGCGAGGCCTTCGGCTTCGTGTTCCAGGGCTACCACCTGATTCCCTCTGGCTCGGCCCAGGAAAACGTCGAGATGCCGGCGATCTATGCCGGCACCCCGGCGGCCGAGCGCCACGCCCGCGCCGCCGCCCTGCTCGACCGCCTGGGCCTGGCCAGCCGCACTGGCAACCGCCCGCACCAGTTGTCCGGCGGCCAGCAGCAGCGGGTGTCGATCGCCCGCGCGCTGATGAACGGCGGCCATATCATCCTCGCCGACGAACCCACCGGCGCCCTCGACAGCCACAGCGGCACCGAGGTCATGAGCCTGCTCGACGAACTGGCCAGCCAGGGCCACGTGGTGATCCTCATCACCCACGACCGCGAAGTCGCGGCGCGGGCCAAGCGCATCATCGAAATCCGCGACGGCGAGATCATCAGCGACACCGCCGACGAACACCCCGAGGTCCAGGCCAGCGCCAACAGCGGCGCCCTGCAGGCAGTGGACCTGCGCCAGCGCCTGGCCGACGGCAGCGAACCCAACGGCGCCTGGAAAGGCGAGTTGGTGGATGCCGTGCAGGCGGCCTGGCGGGTGATGTGGATCAACCGTTTCCGCACCGCCCTGACCCTCTTGGGAATCGTCATCGGCGTGGCCTCGGTGGTGGTGATGCTGGCAGTGGGCGAAGGCAGCAAACGCCAGGTCATGGCGCAGATGGGCGCCTTCGGCTCGAACATCATCTACTTGAGCGGCTACTCGCCCAACCCGCGCACGCCCGAGGGCATCGTCACCCTGGACGACGTCGCGGCCCTGGCCAACCTGCCCCAGGTAAAACGCATCATGCCGGTCAACGGCGCGAAGGCCGGGGTCCGCTTCGGCAACGCCGACTACATGAGCTATGTGGGTGGCAACGACACCAACTTCCCGGAGATCTTCAACTGGCCCGTGGCCCAGGGCAGCTACTTCAGCGACGCCGACGAACGCTCGGCAGCGGCGGTGGCGGTGATCGGCCACAAGGTCCGGGAAAAACTCCTCAAGGACGTGGCCAACCCCATCGGCCAATACATCCTGATCGAGAACGTGCCATTCCAGGTGGTCGGCGTGCTCTCGGAAAAGGGCGCCAGTTCCGGCGACAGCGACAGCGACGACCGCATCGCCGTACCCTACTCCGCCGCCAGCATCCGCCTGTTCGGCGACCACAACCCGCAGTACGTGGCGATCGCCGCCGCCGATGCCAGCCGGGTCAAGCAGACCGAACGCGAAATCGACGAACTGATGCTGCGCATGCACGGCGGCAAACGCGACTTCGAACTGACCAACAACGCCGCCATGATCCAGGCCGAGGCACGGACCCAGAACACCCTGTCGCTGATGCTCGGCGCCATCGCCGCGATCTCGCTGCTGGTGGGCGGCATCGGGGTGATGAACATCATGCTCATGACCGTGCGCGAACGCACCCGGGAGATCGGCATCCGCATGGCCACCGGCGCCCGCCAGCGCGACATCCTGCGCCAGTTCCTCACCGAGGCAGTGATGCTCTCGGTGGTCGGCGGCCTGGCCGGGATCGGCGTGGCGCTGATCATCGGCGGCGTACTGATCCTCAGCGAAGTGGCGGTGGCCTTCTCCCTGGTGGCGGTCCTGGGCGCCTTCGCCTGCGCCCTGGTCACCGGCGTCATCTTCGGCTTCATGCCGGCCCGCAAAGCTGCCCGGCTCGACCCGGTCACGGCCCTCACCAATGAATGA